A genomic region of Arachis stenosperma cultivar V10309 chromosome 9, arast.V10309.gnm1.PFL2, whole genome shotgun sequence contains the following coding sequences:
- the LOC130949846 gene encoding peptide chain release factor 1, mitochondrial-like, with protein MTTDHEPNTERGSIENRGGFVSNMPGTGGEEASLFAMDIFKMYEKYAHKNGWKFEVVDIAQSDLKGYKEASAVIVGDGAFGKLKFESGIHRVQRVSVTEKSGRVHSSAVSVAILPQADEVDAQLKNEDLKIDTYRSSGSGGQHANTTNSAVRITHIPTGITVSIQNEHSQHQNKARALKVFCAKLFEMEKKNSCI; from the exons ATGACTACTGACCATGAACCTAATACTGAGCGGGGCAGCATTGAGAACAGAGGTGGCTTTGTCTCAAACATGCCAG GCACTGGTGGGGAGGAGGCTTCTTTGTTTGCAATGGACATCTTCAAAAT GTACGAAAAGTATGCTCACAAGAATGGCTGGAAATTTGAAGTAGTAGATATTGCTCAATCAGATCTTAAAGGATACAAG GAAGCTAGTGCAGTAATTGTAGGAGATGGTGCTTTTGGGAAACTAAAATTTGAAAGTGGAATCCATAGAGTACAG agagTTTCTGTGACAGAAAAATCAGGACGAGTTCATTCCAGTGCTGTTTCTGTTGCAATCCTCCCTCAGGCCGATGAG GTTGATGCTCAATTGAAGAATGAAGACCTAAAAATTGATACCTACAGATCTAGTGGTTCGGGTGGTCAGCATGCAAATACAACAAACAGTGCTGTTAGAATAACTCACATTCCAACTGGGATTACAGTTTCTATACAAAATGAGCATTCTCAACACCAA AACAAGGCCAGAGCACTTAAAGTATTCTGTGCAAAGCTATTtgaaatggaaaagaaaaattctTGTATTTGA